The following are from one region of the Salvia splendens isolate huo1 chromosome 2, SspV2, whole genome shotgun sequence genome:
- the LOC121792859 gene encoding serine/arginine-rich splicing factor SC35-like isoform X2, which produces MSHFGRSGPPDIRDTFSLLVLNITFRTSADDLFPLFDKYGKVVDVFIPRDRRTGDSRGFAFVRYKYQDEAKKAVEKLDGRVVDGREIMVQFAKYGPNAERIDKGRIEEPVYKSNGRSRSRSPRPRDRDYRRSSHSGRGRSERESHRGRHRDSRYRSRSRSRSRNRSVSPGYRRERGRGKYDDGERRRRSRSYGSASPVRRSLSPRRTPSPNKSPPSREGSPDVRSAKIERSASPPKSLSPRGRRDSRSPSPRDEADE; this is translated from the exons ATGTCGCACTTTGGAAGATCTGGGCCGCCGGATATCAGAGACACATTCTCTCTCCTCGTCCTCAACATCACTTTCC GTACTTCAGCTGATGACTTGTTCCCCCTATTTGACAAGTACGGCAAGGTGGTCGATGTGTTCATTCCTCGAGACCGGAG AACTGGAGACTCCAGGGGTTTTGCTTTTGTGCGATATAAGTATCAAGACGAGGCTAAAAAAGCTGTTGAGAAGCTAGATG GAAGAGTTGTTGATGGGCGAGAAATAATGGTTCAATTTGCAAAGTATGGACCCAATGCTGAGCGAAT TGATAAAGGTAGAATTGAGGAACCTGTTTACAAGTCTAACGGCAGGTCAAGAAGCCGCAGTCCTCGTCCAAG GGATCGGGATTACAGGAGGAGCAGCCACAGTGGCAGAGGAAGAAGTGAGCGCGAGTCTCATCGTGGCAGGCACAGGGATTCTCGCTATCGAAGCAGGAGCCGGTCTCGGAGCCGAAACCGTAGTGTAAGTCCTGGCTATCGCAGAGAACGTGGTAGAGGAAAATATGATGATGGTGAGAGACGTAGAAGAAGTCGTTCTTATGGAAG TGCATCTCCTGTTCGTCGAAGTCTCAGTCCTCGGAGAACTCCTTCCCCAAACAAATCACCTCCATCCAGGGAAGGAAGTCCTGATGTTCGTAGTGCCAAAATCGAACGATCTGCCAGCCCCCCTAAGAGTCTCTCTCCTCGTGGCCGTCGTGATTCTCGAAGCCCGTCTCCACGTGATGAGGCTGAT GAATAA
- the LOC121792859 gene encoding serine/arginine-rich splicing factor SC35-like isoform X4 — protein sequence MAALDEAILAKVLQLMTCSPYLTSTARWSMCSFLETGGRVVDGREIMVQFAKYGPNAERIDKGRIEEPVYKSNGRSRSRSPRPRGDDRDRDYRRSSHSGRGRSERESHRGRHRDSRYRSRSRSRSRNRSVSPGYRRERGRGKYDDGERRRRSRSYGSASPVRRSLSPRRTPSPNKSPPSREGSPDVRSAKIERSASPPKSLSPRGRRDSRSPSPRDEADE from the exons ATGGCAGCTTTGGATGAAGCAATTCTGGCTAAG GTACTTCAGCTGATGACTTGTTCCCCCTATTTGACAAGTACGGCAAGGTGGTCGATGTGTTCATTCCTCGAGACCGGAG GAAGAGTTGTTGATGGGCGAGAAATAATGGTTCAATTTGCAAAGTATGGACCCAATGCTGAGCGAAT TGATAAAGGTAGAATTGAGGAACCTGTTTACAAGTCTAACGGCAGGTCAAGAAGCCGCAGTCCTCGTCCAAG GGGTGATGACAGGGATCGGGATTACAGGAGGAGCAGCCACAGTGGCAGAGGAAGAAGTGAGCGCGAGTCTCATCGTGGCAGGCACAGGGATTCTCGCTATCGAAGCAGGAGCCGGTCTCGGAGCCGAAACCGTAGTGTAAGTCCTGGCTATCGCAGAGAACGTGGTAGAGGAAAATATGATGATGGTGAGAGACGTAGAAGAAGTCGTTCTTATGGAAG TGCATCTCCTGTTCGTCGAAGTCTCAGTCCTCGGAGAACTCCTTCCCCAAACAAATCACCTCCATCCAGGGAAGGAAGTCCTGATGTTCGTAGTGCCAAAATCGAACGATCTGCCAGCCCCCCTAAGAGTCTCTCTCCTCGTGGCCGTCGTGATTCTCGAAGCCCGTCTCCACGTGATGAGGCTGAT GAATAA
- the LOC121792859 gene encoding serine/arginine-rich splicing factor SC35-like isoform X1, which yields MSHFGRSGPPDIRDTFSLLVLNITFRTSADDLFPLFDKYGKVVDVFIPRDRRTGDSRGFAFVRYKYQDEAKKAVEKLDGRVVDGREIMVQFAKYGPNAERIDKGRIEEPVYKSNGRSRSRSPRPRGDDRDRDYRRSSHSGRGRSERESHRGRHRDSRYRSRSRSRSRNRSVSPGYRRERGRGKYDDGERRRRSRSYGSASPVRRSLSPRRTPSPNKSPPSREGSPDVRSAKIERSASPPKSLSPRGRRDSRSPSPRDEADE from the exons ATGTCGCACTTTGGAAGATCTGGGCCGCCGGATATCAGAGACACATTCTCTCTCCTCGTCCTCAACATCACTTTCC GTACTTCAGCTGATGACTTGTTCCCCCTATTTGACAAGTACGGCAAGGTGGTCGATGTGTTCATTCCTCGAGACCGGAG AACTGGAGACTCCAGGGGTTTTGCTTTTGTGCGATATAAGTATCAAGACGAGGCTAAAAAAGCTGTTGAGAAGCTAGATG GAAGAGTTGTTGATGGGCGAGAAATAATGGTTCAATTTGCAAAGTATGGACCCAATGCTGAGCGAAT TGATAAAGGTAGAATTGAGGAACCTGTTTACAAGTCTAACGGCAGGTCAAGAAGCCGCAGTCCTCGTCCAAG GGGTGATGACAGGGATCGGGATTACAGGAGGAGCAGCCACAGTGGCAGAGGAAGAAGTGAGCGCGAGTCTCATCGTGGCAGGCACAGGGATTCTCGCTATCGAAGCAGGAGCCGGTCTCGGAGCCGAAACCGTAGTGTAAGTCCTGGCTATCGCAGAGAACGTGGTAGAGGAAAATATGATGATGGTGAGAGACGTAGAAGAAGTCGTTCTTATGGAAG TGCATCTCCTGTTCGTCGAAGTCTCAGTCCTCGGAGAACTCCTTCCCCAAACAAATCACCTCCATCCAGGGAAGGAAGTCCTGATGTTCGTAGTGCCAAAATCGAACGATCTGCCAGCCCCCCTAAGAGTCTCTCTCCTCGTGGCCGTCGTGATTCTCGAAGCCCGTCTCCACGTGATGAGGCTGAT GAATAA
- the LOC121779947 gene encoding uncharacterized protein LOC121779947: MVLFLRKNLGGLVSKQNCKYNVSLLRNLSASPERKVVTAAVVHDVLVNKHDFSPEIASAVSSALSRFRSLENADSILTLLEENRFSSSQLQRIVKNYPVILTARSDAVRYKIKILTDFGFSAEEIAKIMSCSNAILHSSAEKKIIPQLATLKGMLGSNDEVIGLVKRSVWYMTVDLEKIFLPNVDFLRSCGVTTEGIRVFLHSYPRCLLLKPDLMRKAVEKAKEMGVDQRSKTFVHAVRAIASRSKQSLELKMLGFRYMGASESEVLAMFRKAPTAFCISLEKMKEIKSLLLGTGRYEMCDLISDPSTFMCSVEQRYKPRLQVLEMLESKGLIEKWPALSSICRWTDERFVEKFVRPYSDELGEVCGAFKGSEKSKKR; encoded by the coding sequence ATGGTATTGTTTCTGCGCAAGAATTTGGGTGGTTTAGTTTCGAAGCAAAATTGCAAATACAATGTTTCTCTCCTCCGCAATTTATCGGCGTCTCCGGAGAGAAAAGTAGTAACCGCCGCCGTGGTTCACGATGTGCTGGTGAACAAACACGATTTCTCTCCCGAAATCGCTTCAGCGGTTTCCTCCGCTCTGAGCCGTTTCAGATCCCTCGAAAATGCCGATTCGATTCTCACTCTCCTCGAAGAGAACCGCTTTTCGAGTAGTCAGCTGCAGAGAATCGTGAAAAACTATCCTGTGATTCTGACTGCAAGATCTGATGCCGTCAGGTACAAGATCAAAATCCTCACTGACTTCGGCTTTTCTGCTGAGGAGATTGCGAAGATAATGTCGTGCAGTAACGCGATTCTACATTCAAGCGCGGAGAAGAAGATCATCCCGCAGCTCGCCACGCTCAAGGGCATGTTGGGATCCAACGACGAGGTGATAGGGCTCGTGAAGAGATCCGTGTGGTATATGACTGTGGATTTGGAGAAAATCTTCCTCCCAAATGTTGATTTCTTAAGGAGCTGTGGAGTAACTACGGAGGGTATACGCGTCTTTTTGCACAGTTACCCGCGTTGCCTCTTGTTGAAGCCTGATTTGATGAGGAAGGCAGTGGAGAAGGCGAAGGAGATGGGGGTGGATCAAAGGAGCAAGACTTTTGTCCATGCTGTTCGCGCCATTGCTTCGCGTAGCAAACAGAGTTTGGAGCTCAAGATGCTAGGCTTCCGCTATATGGGAGCCTCCGAGAGTGAGGTCTTGGCGATGTTCAGGAAGGCGCCCACAGCGTTCTGCATTtcgttggagaagatgaaggagATCAAGAGTCTTCTGCTTGGTACCGGGAGGTATGAGATGTGTGATCTCATCAGTGATCCGTCGACATTCATGTGCAGCGTTGAGCAGAGGTATAAGCCGCGGCTGCAAGTCTTGGAGATGTTGGAGAGTAAGGGTCTGATTGAGAAATGGCCAGCTTTATCATCGATTTGCAGATGGACGGATGAGAGGTTTGTGGAGAAATTTGTGAGGCCTTATTCAGATGAACTTGGTGAAGTATGTGGTGCATTCAAGGGTAGTGAGAAAAGCAAGAAGCGATAG
- the LOC121766701 gene encoding pentatricopeptide repeat-containing protein At4g31070, mitochondrial-like: MHHRFVSTSSSAASQLHAKIKTLISQESYEHALTFYARHLHPSQLTTDTAFLVPSITKACAHSQSHRILGRQLHCNAVKLGFTSDFTVSNSLLSMYAKFSDTGLAEKVFDEMPERDAISWNSMINCYTQNGDFSKSLSMVKEMYGLCLTLKPELAAGIIAACARNGSWGLVRAIHALFIVDERMEFSMFVATALVDFYWRLGDPEMAFCVFGGILEKNQVSWTAMITGCIEFRDYGWAFDCVRAMQRGGVKPNRVTLVSLLPACSALGSITHGKEVHGFAARRGYDLDVRLSTALLHMYCECPGGLRIARLVFERSVEKEVVAWSTMIAGYSKSKAAAREGIELFNRMRINGIVPNNATILAVISSCVSLVSLPDGSGIHCYALKSGLGIDLFVQNALINMYSKCGSLGDCVRVFDHMATRDCISWSSVISAYGMYGYAGAALQLFDEMQSDEGVKADGVAYLAVLSACSHGGLVEEGRAVFERALDDGEVLMGLEHYGCYIDLLGRAGEVEEAYDVVCWMPMEPSPGMLSSLVSACRVYGRLDVAEKVGNMLVEMEPENAANHTLLGMVYAESYKWWGVEEVRRDMRRRKLRKKSSFSKVLTL; this comes from the coding sequence ATGCATCATCGCTTCGTCTCAACATCTTCCTCCGCCGCATCGCAGCTCCACGCCAAAATCAAGACCCTCATCTCCCAAGAATCATACGAGCACGCCCTCACCTTCTACGCCCGACATCTCCACCCTTCCCAGTTGACCACAGACACCGCATTCCTCGTCCCCTCCATCACCAAAGCATGTGCCCATTCCCAATCCCACCGCATCCTCGGCCGCCAGCTCCACTGCAACGCCGTCAAACTCGGCTTCACTTCAGATTTCACCGTATCGAACTCGCTCCTATCAATGTACGCCAAGTTCTCCGACACGGGCCTTGCGGAGAAGgtgttcgacgaaatgcctGAAAGAGACGCCATTTCATGGAACTCAATGATCAACTGCTATACACAAAATGGGGACTTCTCTAAATCACTCAGCATGGTTAAGGAGATGTACGGGCTCTGTCTAACGCTGAAGCCGGAGCTGGCTGCGGGAATTATCGCGGCGTGTGCTAGGAACGGGAGCTGGGGATTGGTGAGAGCGATACATGCGCTTTTCATCGTTGATGAGAGGATGGAGTTTTCGATGTTTGTGGCGACAGCTCTGGTGGATTTCTACTGGCGGTTGGGCGATCCGGAGATGGCGTTTTGTGTTTTTGGTGGGATCTTGGAGAAGAATCAGGTGTCGTGGACTGCAATGATCACTGGATGCATCGAGTTTCGGGATTATGGTTGGGCGTTTGATTGTGTACGAGCAATGCAGCGTGGTGGTGTGAAGCCAAACAGGGTGACTTTGGTTAGCCTCTTACCAGCTTGCTCTGCACTAGGCTCGATCACACACGGGAAGGAGGTTCATGGCTTTGCTGCACGGCGTGGCTATGATTTGGATGTTCGGTTGTCAACAGCACTCTTGCACATGTACTGTGAATGCCCGGGAGGGCTAAGGATCGCGAGGCTTGTATTCGAGAGGTCTGTGGAGAAGGAGGTCGTGGCGTGGAGTACTATGATCGCGGGATATTCTAAAAGCAAGGCTGCTGCTAGAGAAGGCATCGAGCTCTTCAACCGGATGCGGATTAATGGGATTGTCCCAAATAACGCCACCATCTTGGCCGTGATTTCATCATGTGTTAGCTTGGTATCTCTACCCGATGGCAGTGGCATCCACTGCTACGCCTTGAAGTCGGGTTTGGGAATTGATCTATTCGTACAGAACGCCCTTATCAACATGTATTCGAAGTGCGGCAGCCTTGGAGACTGCGTGCGCGTATTCGATCACATGGCGACTAGAGATTGCATTTCATGGAGCTCTGTGATCAGCGCGTACGGGATGTACGGCTATGCAGGGGCGGCTCTGCAGCTCTTTGATGAGATGCAGAGTGATGAAGGAGTGAAGGCGGACGGGGTTGCTTATCTGGCAGTGTTGTCCGCGTGCAGCCATGGCGGCCTTGTGGAGGAGGGGCGGGCAGTGTTTGAACGGGCGTTGGACGATGGGGAGGTGTTGATGGGGTTGGAGCACTATGGCTGCTACATTGACCTTCTTGGGAGGGCAGGGGAGGTTGAGGAGGCTTATGATGTGGTGTGTTGGATGCCGATGGAGCCAAGCCCCGGGATGTTGAGTAGCTTGGTGTCTGCTTGTAGGGTTTATGGGAGACTGGATGTGGCAGAAAAGGTAGGGAATATGCTGGTGGAGATGGAGCCTGAGAATGCTGCAAATCATACTCTTTTGGGTATGGTTTATGCTGAATCGTATAAATGGTGGGGTGTTGAAGAGGTTAGAAGAGATATGAGGAGGAGAAAATTAAGGAAAAAGTCTAGTTTTAGCAAAGTTTTAACATTGTGA
- the LOC121792859 gene encoding serine/arginine-rich splicing factor SC35-like isoform X3 translates to MSHFGRSGPPDIRDTFSLLVLNITFRTSADDLFPLFDKYGKVVDVFIPRDRRTGDSRGFAFVRYKYQDEAKKAVEKLDGRVVDGREIMVQFAKYGPNAERIDKGRIEEPVYKSNGRSRSRSPRPRRSSHSGRGRSERESHRGRHRDSRYRSRSRSRSRNRSVSPGYRRERGRGKYDDGERRRRSRSYGSASPVRRSLSPRRTPSPNKSPPSREGSPDVRSAKIERSASPPKSLSPRGRRDSRSPSPRDEADE, encoded by the exons ATGTCGCACTTTGGAAGATCTGGGCCGCCGGATATCAGAGACACATTCTCTCTCCTCGTCCTCAACATCACTTTCC GTACTTCAGCTGATGACTTGTTCCCCCTATTTGACAAGTACGGCAAGGTGGTCGATGTGTTCATTCCTCGAGACCGGAG AACTGGAGACTCCAGGGGTTTTGCTTTTGTGCGATATAAGTATCAAGACGAGGCTAAAAAAGCTGTTGAGAAGCTAGATG GAAGAGTTGTTGATGGGCGAGAAATAATGGTTCAATTTGCAAAGTATGGACCCAATGCTGAGCGAAT TGATAAAGGTAGAATTGAGGAACCTGTTTACAAGTCTAACGGCAGGTCAAGAAGCCGCAGTCCTCGTCCAAG GAGGAGCAGCCACAGTGGCAGAGGAAGAAGTGAGCGCGAGTCTCATCGTGGCAGGCACAGGGATTCTCGCTATCGAAGCAGGAGCCGGTCTCGGAGCCGAAACCGTAGTGTAAGTCCTGGCTATCGCAGAGAACGTGGTAGAGGAAAATATGATGATGGTGAGAGACGTAGAAGAAGTCGTTCTTATGGAAG TGCATCTCCTGTTCGTCGAAGTCTCAGTCCTCGGAGAACTCCTTCCCCAAACAAATCACCTCCATCCAGGGAAGGAAGTCCTGATGTTCGTAGTGCCAAAATCGAACGATCTGCCAGCCCCCCTAAGAGTCTCTCTCCTCGTGGCCGTCGTGATTCTCGAAGCCCGTCTCCACGTGATGAGGCTGAT GAATAA
- the LOC121779956 gene encoding uncharacterized protein LOC121779956: MIAIARRNLPFSFLNPNPFLCNSNLHFFPSIQFHSSSRISAIYDVLIHNHQFPHELASLAASRVTKFGTPERADSVLSFLKENRFTTPQLQKLVLYSPLILGYTVERLNSRLKLFQNLGISSDENAKIVFSNPTILHSSMSNKIIPSLSILKGLLGSNDDVARLLKKCSWFVTADLEKTLMPNVEILKSCGIPMERVLHFLYTHPRGFLVKPDILRKSVDKAVKFGVPHTSLTFIRAVIVFNHTSEGMWEVKLQTLRKLGFGEHDILAIFRKQAQVFSASGKKMKEVIEFLLASGKYDTSSIVASPSALVCSIEKRLEPRMQILMLLESRYLIKKWPCLAVVTTLTDARFFDRFVRPHYDVIRDEHITKLFVQGIKQ, from the coding sequence ATGATTGCAATTGCGCGCCGGAATCTCCCATTTTCATTTCTAAACCCTAATCCATTCCTCTGCAACTCCAATCTTCATTTCTTCCCCTCAATCCAATTCCATTCTAGTTCTAGGATCTCTGCAATTTACGATGTGTTGATCCATAACCACCAATTCCCCCATGAACTGGCTTCACTAGCCGCATCACGCGTGACTAAATTCGGAACACCCGAAAGAGCCGATTCCGTATTATCATTCCTAAAAGAGAACCGCTTTACCACTCCTCAGCTCCAGAAATTGGTCCTGTACAGTCCTCTGATTCTAGGGTACACTGTTGAGCGATTGAATTCCAGATTGAAGTTGTTTCAAAATTTGGGGATTTCCTCCGATGAGAATGCCAAGATAGTTTTCAGCAATCCAACGATTCTGCATTCGAGTATGTCGAACAAGATCATTCCTTCGTTATCGATTCTGAAAGGGCTATTGGGATCCAATGATGATGTAGCTAGACTTTTGAAGAAATGCTCATGGTTTGTGACAGCTGATTTGGAGAAAACCTTGATGCCAAATGTGGAGATCTTGAAGAGCTGTGGTATACCGATGGAGCGTGTTCTTCACTTCCTCTACACTCACCCGAGGGGTTTCTTAGTGAAGCCGGATATCTTGAGGAAATCCGTGGACAAGGCTGTTAAATTCGGTGTCCCTCACACTTCATTGACGTTTATCCGAGCTGTCATTGTGTTCAATCACACTAGCGAAGGGATGTGGGAAGTCAAGCTGCAGACTCTCCGCAAATTGGGATTTGGTGAACATGACATACTCGCAATTTTTAGGAAGCAGGCACAAGTTTTCTCAGCGTCAGGGAAGAAAATGAAGGAGGTGATAGAGTTTCTGCTTGCTAGCGGGAAGTACGATACATCCAGTATTGTGGCCTCTCCGTCAGCACTTGTGTGCAGTATAGAGAAGAGGCTTGAGCCGCGTATGCAAATTCTGATGCTTTTGGAGAGTCGGTATCTGATTAAGAAGTGGCCATGTCTTGCAGTTGTTACTACGCTGACAGATGCTAGATTTTTTGACAGATTTGTTCGGCCTCATTATGATGTGATTAGGGATGAACACATCACGAAGTTATTTGTGCAAGGCATAAAGCAATGA